The genomic stretch CAAGCTCGAGCTCGGCGTTCGCCACCGCAAGCCGCGCCTCGGCGCTCTGCTGGTCGGCAAGGGCCGCGGCATGGGCGAACTGCGCGTCCTCCAACTCCTGGCGCGGCGCCACGTCGCGCTCGGCAAGCGTGCGCGTGCGCTCCATCGTCGCCTTGGCGGATTCCAGATCGGATTTCGCCGCCGCGACATCGGCCTCGGCGGCGGCAAGCTTCGCCTTGGCGCTCAGGATATCGGCCCTCAGCTCGTCGGTCTCCAGCTCAAGGAGCGTGTCGCCCGCCTTGACCGCGTCATTGAAGTCGGCGCGCACGGCCTTCACCGTGCCCGACAGTTCGCTCGATATGTCGACCCTGACCGTCGGCTCGATCGCGCCGGTGGCCGCGACCGTCACCGTCATCGGCCCGCGCTCGACCTCCTGAGTGACATAGATTGGCTTTGCCGCGACGATCTGCAGATCTCCGGACGTCAGATAGCGGTAACCGGCATAGCCGCCGGCAGCCAGCACGACGACGAGGATGATCGCCCCCCAGGGCATACGAAAGCCGCGCCGGGGCTTGTCATCGCCAAGAATGGCATGAATATCAGGCACTTGCGGGCGAGGGCGCTCATTGGCATCCGCGCCGCCGCGCCGGCCGGTTCTGTCCATGTCGGAGGACATTGTCGAAGAGCTCCTGTCTGGGGCTACGCATTTGACGATTTGCCGCGACTATGGCCACGAAGCGGCGCGCATGCAAGCCGTTGCCGAAGCGAAAATGAGGCCGGTGCGCGGACGATCC from Martelella sp. AD-3 encodes the following:
- a CDS encoding efflux RND transporter periplasmic adaptor subunit yields the protein MSSDMDRTGRRGGADANERPRPQVPDIHAILGDDKPRRGFRMPWGAIILVVVLAAGGYAGYRYLTSGDLQIVAAKPIYVTQEVERGPMTVTVAATGAIEPTVRVDISSELSGTVKAVRADFNDAVKAGDTLLELETDELRADILSAKAKLAAAEADVAAAKSDLESAKATMERTRTLAERDVAPRQELEDAQFAHAAALADQQSAEARLAVANAELELAELRLSKATIRSPIDGVVLYRNVDVGQTVAASLEAPTLFVIAGNLTEMELRVNVDEADVGQVEPGQKASFAVEAFPGRRFPAEIRSIRYASELNSDVVTYKAVLAVDNSDLLLRQGMTATADILVDEMPDAVLVPNAALRFTPPGEAAGSSEGDARTVWILRNGEPMAVAITVGASDGRFSAVTDGDLRAGDKVITATGRNAQ